One segment of Ziziphus jujuba cultivar Dongzao chromosome 12, ASM3175591v1 DNA contains the following:
- the LOC112493060 gene encoding uncharacterized protein LOC112493060 translates to MKNIQNLRNLYCTDSEPTRIYTKNPFPSMPLIPQHPIFLELLKLSATLCTLFIFCPFLFLVLVLIFFSIFLILPFVYSIIWAVFLWKILFMYPIRFFEMKLMKLLISRKPNKCDTVISKNEEEEEDVDDYEVFEVLKEKQESVELDPMEFPSFYETDDDEGKGINENNKLCSKEEDSWHILVPKSMKIEEYKPFYEILTFWKRKEKGDA, encoded by the exons atgaaaaatattcaaaatcttCGAAACCTGTACTGTACAGATTCTGAACCAACTAGAATTTACACCAAAAACCCATTTCCATCAATGCCTCTAATTCCTCAACATCCCATTTTTTTGGAACTTTTAAAGCTCTCTGCAACTCTCTGCACATTGTTCATTTTCTGTCCATTCCTTTTCTTGGTACTcgttttaattttcttctctATCTTTCTGATTTTGCCCTTTGTTTATTCCATAATCTGGGCAGTTTTTCTCTGGAAAATCTTGTTCATGTACCCCATTAGATTTTTTGAGATGAAATTGATGAAGCTTTTGATTAGCAGAAAACCCAATAAATGTGATACTGTAATTTcaaagaatgaagaagaagaagaagatgttgATGATTATGAGGTGTTTGAGGTACTCAAAGAGAAGCAGGAAAGTGTGGAATTGGATCCTATGGAATTTCCAAGTTTCTATGAAACCGATGATGATGAAGGAAAAgggataaatgaaaataataagctTTGCAGCAAAGAAGAAGATTCATGGCATATTCTTGTTCCCAAATCTATGAAGATTGAAGAATACAAACCG ttcTATGAAATTTTAACCTTTTGGAAGAGGAAGGAGAAAGGAGATGCATAG
- the LOC107404534 gene encoding phosphatidylinositol 4-kinase gamma 5 — protein sequence MSRKLDSPVQTQMAVAILNSPLSGEYHGSDRIEGKQPAGRRRVFVQTETGCVLGMELDRVDNAHTVKRRLQLALNVPTDESSLTFGDMVLKNDLSAVRNDSPLLLTRNLIHRSSSTPCLSPTGKDIQQRDKSGPIEILGQSDHFARAKLLVKEIVKGIKMGVDPLPVHSGLGGAYYFRNCRGESVAIVKPTDEEPFAPNNPKGFVGKALGQPGLKRSVRVGETGLREVAAYLLDEGHFANVPPTALVKITHSIFNVNDGVNGNKPHKKQLVSKIASFQQFIHHDFDASDHGTSSFPVSAVHRIGILDIRIFNTDRHAGNLLVRKLDGVGRFGQVELIPIDHGLCLPETLEDPYFEWIHWPQASIPFSEDELAYIEKLDPQKDCEMLRSEIPVIRDASLRVLVLCTIFLKEAAASGLCLAEIGEMMTREFRSGEEEPSELEVVCMEARRMIAERELSSPKADFGDEEFQFDIDYEEVELDVASKVAAEDTMIRAPFQFGNGNGHCRFPLSKLEECIEEEQESEGDEQEGFTDLPSPERVPTISNISMSLKNTMLGEKNQKHMKYVGPKQENGYMVNSSSGHRSANEQLPTSMSFVKLADMNEDEWLLFLEKFQELLYPAFANRKSVTIGQRQRQRLGTSCQF from the coding sequence ATGTCTCGTAAATTGGATAGCCCTGTTCAGACCCAGATGGCAGTGGCAATTTTAAACAGTCCGCTCAGTGGGGAGTATCATGGGAGCGATAGAATAGAAGGGAAACAGCCTGCAGGGAGGAGACGCGTTTTCGTGCAAACTGAAACTGGGTGCGTCTTGGGAATGGAATTAGATCGTGTTGACAATGCCCATACTGTCAAGAGGAGATTGCAGCTTGCTCTTAATGTCCCTACCGATGAGAGCTCGCTGACCTTTGGGGATATGGTGTTGAAAAATGATCTCAGTGCTGTCCGTAATGATTCACCCCTTCTCCTTACTCGGAACCTTATCCACAGAAGCTCGTCCACTCCATGTCTCTCACCTACTGGGAAGGATATACAGCAGAGAGATAAGAGTGGTCCTATTGAGATATTGGGCCAGTCAGATCACTTTGCTAGAGCAAAGCTATTGGTCAAAGAAATTGTTAAGGGGATCAAGATGGGGGTTGATCCACTCCCTGTCCATAGTGGGCTTGGAGGTGCCTATTATTTTAGGAACTGCAGAGGTGAGAGTGTTGCTATTGTGAAGCCAACAGATGAAGAACCTTTTGCTCCAAATAACCCAAAAGGCTTCGTTGGTAAAGCACTTGGGCAACCAGGTTTGAAACGTTCTGTGCGGGTTGGGGAAACTGGATTAAGAGAGGTTGCGGCTTACCTTCTTGATGAAGGACACTTTGCAAATGTGCCTCCCACTGCCTTGGTAAAGATCACTCACTCAATCTTTAATGTAAATGATGGGGTGAATGGAAACAAGCCTCACAAGAAGCAGCTTGTTAGCAAGATTGCTTCTTTCCAACAGTTTATACATCATGATTTTGATGCAAGTGATCATGGGACTTCTAGCTTTCCTGTCTCTGCTGTGCATCGTATAGGGATATTAGATATTAGGATTTTTAATACAGACAGGCATGCAGGAAATCTTTTAGTTAGGAAGCTTGATGGTGTTGGGAGGTTTGGTCAAGTGGAGCTCATTCCTATTGATCATGGCCTCTGCCTACCAGAAACTTTGGAGGATCCGTATTTTGAGTGGATTCATTGGCCTCAGGCTTCGATTCCATTCTCGGAAGATGAGCTTGCATACATAGAAAAATTGGATCCACAGAAGGATTGTGAGATGCTACGAAGTGAGATTCCTGTGATTCGAGATGCTAGTCTCAGGGTGTTGGTCCTCTGCACCATTTTCCTCAAGGAGGCTGCTGCATCTGGTCTCTGCCTTGCTGAAATTGGTGAGATGATGACTAGGGAATTTCGCAGTGGTGAGGAGGAGCCCAGCGAGCTTGAGGTTGTTTGTATGGAGGCAAGGAGGATGATAGCAGAGAGGGAACTGTCGTCTCCCAAGGCTGATTTCGGAGATGAGGAGTTTCAATTTGATATAGACTATGAGGAAGTAGAGTTAGATGTTGCATCAAAGGTGGCAGCTGAAGATACTATGATCAGAGCACCATTCCAATTTGGAAACGGGAATGGACATTGCCGCTTTCCACTCTCTAAATTGGAAGAATGCATTGAGGAGGAACAGGAAAGCGAGGGAGACGAGCAAGAGGGATTCACAGATCTTCCTTCTCCTGAACGGGTCCCAACCATTTCAAACATTTCGATGTCACTTAAGAACACAATGTTAGGTGAGAAGAACCAGAAACACATGAAATACGTTGGACCGAAACAAGAAAATGGATACATGGTGAATTCATCATCTGGGCACAGGAGTGCCAATGAGCAGCTTCCTACTAGCATGAGCTTTGTGAAGCTGGCTGATATGAATGAGGATGAATGGTTACTGTTTCTGGAGAAGTTTCAGGAACTGCTGTACCCCGCATTTGCGAATCGGAAATCTGTGACCATAGGTCAGAGGCAGAGACAGAGGCTTGGTACTTCATGCCAGTTTTGA